In Prochlorococcus marinus CUG1435, the genomic window AGTTGCAAATTAAAATTAAAGAATTAAATAATAAAACCAATCTCACAAGATTAACTGATGGGGATGATTATTGGGTATCTCAAGTTTTTGACAGCATTTGGCCATTCAAAGCTTTCACTAATATTAATTTTGATAATAAAAAATTTTTAGATATTGGATCAGGCTGTGGCTTCCCAGGTTTAGCTTATGCAATAACTCATCCTAATTCTGAGATATACCTAATTGATTCTTTGAAAAAGAAAACAGATGCAATAAAAATCTTAGTTGATCAGATCAATTTCAAAAACAATATTCATGTAATCAATGATCGTATTGAGAACTTAGCCCACCAATCGTCAATGAGAAATAATTTTAATATTGCAACAACCAGAGCGGTTAGTAATCCATCAACAGTTTCAGAATATATACTACCAATGTTAAAAAAAGAAGGGTTTGGAGTTTTATATTGTGGCAAATGGACGAATGAAGAAAGCAAAAATCTAGATAGAACTTTAGATATATTAGAAGGGGAAGTTAAAGAAAAAAAAGAGATACTATTACCAAGAAATAAAGGCACCAGAAATATTATTCTTATTCAACCAAAAAATTTTTGTCCTGAAATTTACCCAAGAAAAGTTGGCAAACCTGAAAAAAATCCATTATGAAATTATTTTTTTGATAATCTTTTAGCATTGTTATCTCCAAACTTTTCTTTTAAATTTCTCAATTTTCTTATTACTTTTTTTGGATTTATATGACCTTCTAATACTTTCAATAATTGTCCTTCAGAAACATCTACATCTAGTAAATTTGCGTTGAATCCTGGGAACCAGTGGCTTCCATTACCAAGCAATTGGTATCTAGCTCTTGCATATCCTTCCATACCTAACCAATCAATTAAATTTGAAAGCCAAAGAAGAACAGGAATATTAATATTTCCCGGTGTATATTCCCAACTTGGTAAATTTCTATACCAATTCTGATGCCACTCTAAACCCAAGGAATTAATTGATTCCTGCCTTAATTTGTTAATTATCTTAGGCACATACTTCTCAGATTCTGATAATAACGAGACAGCTTCTAAATGCAGAGCAAAATCTGTCTCTTTTGCAATGCCAACACTCAAAGTATGGACATTTTGATTTCTTAAGCAAAAAAGATCATTAAAAACTATAGGATGGAGAGGTTTACAAAATTCCAACATTTTTCTTGAGGGAGTATGAAGATGTCCCCCTTTATCAGTGGGACTTATTATGAAAACCCCAAGATCATGCTTATTGGCTAAATTAATAACCTTTGTATTCTCCTGATTAATGAAATACCAGTGCAAATTTACATAATCAAATAAGTTTGTTGATATGGCCTTTTCAATAAGTGAAGATTTTCCATGGGTTGAAAATCCAATAGATCCAATAAAATTTTCTTTTTGAAAATTCCTCAAAATATCAATGCAACCTCCATCTCGAATAGCCTGATGTAAATGTTCAGCAGTATTAATACCATGTATTGCTAACAAATCAATTTTTTTAACTTTCAATTTTTCAATACTAGATAATACATCTTGCTTAAAAATTTCCGGATCATTATTTGGTGGAATCTTTGTTTGGATTATATTTGGGATTTTCTTAGTATTCTTAAAACACATCCCTAATTGCACCTCAGAAGTTCCATAGTACTTGGCGGTTTCTACATGACTTAAACCATATTGTGTTGCAAGATCTAATATATTTTCTACTTTATTTTGTTCTTCATATGAAACCTTAGAAAAATCTAATTGATCCCAACTTTTTTGAAATCTCATACCACCTAAAGATAAAACTGGAATCTTCAGATTGGTTCTACCAAATCTACGATATTGCATCTTTTTGATATTAGTGCTTATTCATTCTCGGTGGCTTTCCAAATGTTTGAAACATATCCCTATCAAGACTATTCTCTAAATCATCCAATTCTTCAAATTTGACCCAATGAATACAATCAACAGGGCATGTATCTATTGCTTCTTGTATGACATCAGAACTATCTCCATCTTGCCTAATAGCTCGACTTCTACCATGAAATTCATCAACAGTGAAAGTATTCGAAGCGACATGAACACAATACTGACAACCGATACACTTAGCTTCATCAACCCATACAGCTTTTTCGGCTAACTGACCACCTAGAACGGGCTCACAGCCTGTAATCTCAATATTTTCTTCAGTATTATGAAATGGATCCGTAAAATCCATATGTTGACATTAGTTTTCCCACTTGGTTAAGACCAATTCAATAGAACCATCATTTTTATTTTTTTGCTCTACAATTTGATATCCATCTTCTTGCGTTTTAGAAATAATTGTTTGGTATGCATACATTTGTGTAACTTTTGAGATAAATCTTTCTACTGGAATCTCAAATTTCCATAGATCAAGGTCAGTAACTAATTCATATGCATTAGAATTGTTATCCCATTTAAATCCAACTTGGGTATCACCAGGTAAATGCATACTTATATCAACGGCTGTGAATTGACCTTTATATCCTTTCACAAACTTTTCTTCTTGATTAATACTATAACCGAAATGTTTTAAAGCCTTAATTAATGGCTCTGCTTCTTTGAGCTGGGTTTTAATCGTACTAAAATGTGACATTAGATTCGTTATTTAATTGTGTTAAGTTTTCACTTTGATTAGAGATGAAAGCATCAGATGTTTTATTCTTGACTGTTACTTTACCGAGAGCGTCTTCGAGATTTTTCGTAGCTTCATCACATGAGTTACCTGTGAATCCTTCAACAGTCTCTTCAACTCTACCGTCTTGATGAATTTTGAATCTCAATGTTTTTTGAGGCATTAAATTCAAGTACTGAGTACTTTTACTTTATACAGAATAACGAAAATTTTTTGTTTCAGTTGGTACAAGTTAATTAATTTTAATTTTTTTATTGAATATCTGATAAATTAATTTTTTTTGTTCCTTGCTCGCTAAAAAATTTTGAAATTTAATTATAAAAACCCTGCATACCCATTGAATCTAAAGCAGTTTTTGCTTCTTCCATAACGGAGGGTTCTTTATCAAAAAGAGCTATCTTGGTACATTCATCAACAAAACTTTCTTGAAATGTATTGTTTAATTTTTCAAACAACCTACATAATGACCAAATGCAATTGCTTCTAACACCTGATTCATTGTCTATCTTTAAGCTTATTAAAAGCTGCTCGGCGGCTAGTTGAGCATTTTCCAACGAAACATTTCCAATTTCAGCTAAAGAACTGGATGACCATAACCTCACTGCAGCTACATCATTCTTCAAAGCATTTATTAATGGCTCTAAAACAATTTGGTTATCATAATTAGCTAAGCTCCATGCTGTGGCTCTTCTAACATAGGCGTTATCATCAGTCTTCAAAAGATTTACAAGTTTTTGGACTGCACTAGGAAATGGATTACGACCTAAAGCATATACCGCACTCATTCTCTCAACAGGACAAGGTTGATCAAGTAATGGTAACAAAAGGGGGTACGATCTTTCATCTCTATATTCACAAAATATTCTTAAGCCCTGTATTCTTTCTTCTCTATTCCCTTTAAGCATTTTTAAGGCTTGATCGCACTCTTGAGTAATATTTAAACCTTTTGAAAAAGCATCTTCATCTATCTGCTCTAAAGGATCTATTTCAATCTCTAAAGCTAATTCCCTAGCCAAAACTTCTGGATCAACTGCTATTTCAGCTAGGCTTTCTTTATTCGAATTCTTATTTTTTGTCATTTTCAAAAACTAAGATATTAATCAAGGGGAGCTGGAGACATCATATCTCCTGGCAACCAAATTCTTGCGCTAACTGCAAAAAAGGCGATCCCAAAGAGTGCGACGATAGCGAAAGGTAAAATTTTTGTCTTAATAAAACCCAAAGATTCAAAATTAATTAACACAATAATAACCTGTTTAAGAAACTTTTAAAGAATTATTCCAAGATAATATTATTTATTTCTCGAATTTTGTCTTAACTGTCCACATGCAGCATTTTCATCCAAACCTCTGCTTTTTCTGAAACTAACAGTTATGCCATTATTAGAAAGTCTAGATTTAAATAATTGGAGATTTTTAAGAGAGGATCTTTTAAATTCAACCTCTTCAATTTGGTTGTACTGAATTAAATTTACATGGCATTGAAAACCTTTTAGCAAATTACTCAATTCATTGGCGTGTTCTAATTTGTCATTAACTCCACTTATCATTAAATATTCAAAACTTACCCTCCGACCAGTATCTCTTACGAATTGCTTACAGTCTTCAATTATATTTTTGATATGGTAGTTTTTTGCACTAGGTATTATCATTTCTCTTATTTTTTGGTTTGAAGCATGTAGGCTTATTGCTAATGTAAATTGACAATTACCTAAATTTTGAAAAGACTTTGCTGCTAATTTATTTATCATTTTTGGTATAGCAACAGTGCTTACAGTTATTTTTCTCTGACTAATATTAAAATCCTCATTTATAGATCTAATTGATAAAAGCAAGTCATCAATATTTAATAAGGGCTCTCCCATCCCCATGAAAACAATATTAGTCACTTTTCTATTCATTTCATTTTCAATAAATAAAATCTGATCTAATATTTCACTTGTTTTTAAAGATCTTTTTAAACCTTCTTTACCAGTTGCACAAAATTTGCAGTCCATAGGACATCCAACTTGACTAGAAAGACATGCAGTAAGCCTTTTTTCCGTTGGTATGCCAACACATTCAATACTTTCACTATCGCCTGTTGAGAGTAACAACTTTAGAGTGCCATCATGAGCTAATTTTTTTTCTTGAAGGGTTAATTCGCTAACTTTAAAACCATCATCCTTTAACTTGATTCTGAAATCTAATGGTAAAACGTCTATTTGATCAATATTTTTCTTCTTATTTCTATAGTTATATATCCATTTATATATTTGACGACCCCTAAATGCAGCCTGACCATAATTTAAGGCTATATTTTCTAGATCTTTTATAGAACTTCCAATAAGATTTTTCAAATTATTTTATCTTTAGTTCAAAACTATTTTCACCATAACAGCAAACCATGTTTTAAGAAAAATTCTGTAAGAATAAGCGCAATAAATCCAATCATAGCAATTCTTCCATTAAGTCTTTCATTATAAAAATGAAATCCATAACGAGGTAATTTTCTTTTGGGGACAATCTCTGGCTTAATCATCAATTAAAATAAAGATTTATTTTAGCCAAAAAAAACAATAATAGAAAACATTTATTCATCAGACAATAGGCCTTCTTCTTGTAAACCCTCCAATGCAGCTGGATCTGGTAATTGATCTTCAGAAAATTGATTTTCAGCACTAGGTCTTGCAAAGGCAGCAAAATTACTACTGGAAGGGTCTATTCCATGTCGATTTCTTGTAGTCTCCAAATCCTCATCACTAGGATCATCAAGTATCGCAGTAGAACTTACTGAAGGTGTTTGTGGCATATCGACTGTATAATCTGGCCTTAAGTTCTGTGCTCTTCTGTATCCACCAGATTCTTCTGCGAGGATATCAGGATGGGGACCAGCCTCTGAGGCTAGTTCCTCTACAAAACCGCTGAAACCAGTACCTGCAGGAATTAGTCTACCAATAATAACATTCTCTTTTAAGCCTCTTAACCAATCAGATTTACCTTCGATTGCAGCTTCTGTAAGAACACGTGTAGTTTCTTGGAATGAAGCTGCTGATATAAAGCTATCTGTATTGAGAGAGGCTTTAGTTATCCCCAATAAAACCGGAGTAAACTCTGCTGGAGCTCCTCCTGTAATTGCCATTGCTTGGTTTGTATCTTCTACTTGCCTTAATTCTATAAGTTCTCCAGGTAAGAGAGTAGTATCACCAGCATCTTCTATACGAACTTTACTTGTCATTTGTCTCACAATAACCTCAATATGCTTATCATCGATTGCAACACCTTGTGACTTATAGACATTTTGAACTTCATTTACCATACTTCTTTGTAATTTTGATATCGATTCTCGAGCTGCATCTATTAAAGGTTTTTGATCTTTTAAATCACTGAAGTAGCAATCTAATAATTCATGTGGATTAATTGGACCGTCAGTTAATAGTTCACCACCTGAAACTTGTTGTCCATCACTAACCATAATATTTTTTCCAATTAATAGTTGATATTCGTTAACCAAATCATCTTTTTCAATAACAGATAAAGAAACCGACTCTTCATCATTACCTTGTTTGATCTGAACAATTCCGGATTTTTTACACAAAATTGCTGAATCTCTAGGTCTCCTTGCTTCTAACAACTCTTCAATTCGAGGTAGTCCTTGAACAATATCTCCAGTTTTCTGTCTCTCAAAAACAAGTAAAGCCAGACCATCTCCTCTTAGAACTAAATCTCCATCTTTAACATGCAAAACTGAATCTGGAGAAACCATATAAGGCCTTCCAAGTCTTAAGGTAACTGAACTACTTGATATTTCTTCAATTTCACCACAAGAAGTGGATTTTTCAGATTTACTTATGGGATCACCATCAACGACTCGATCCCCTACTTTAACTACAGCTTTATTGCTAATGTTAATTTTTATTTTGTCTTCTTCTCTTTCAACGATTAATCTTCTAATCGGCTCATCATCAATAACATTAGGCAATTGAACCAATCCCGCTTCTTTACAAAGAATTTGTGTCGTAGCTATTACGTCTCCTGCTTTAACTAGTTGATCATTTTTGACTTGCAATTCTGTATGTGTAGAGCCATGACTAGAGTCTGATATAGTATCTCTTCTAACAAGAATAGACTCCAATATTACTAAATTTAGTCTCATCACTGATGAATCATTTTCATCTTCAATAGACTCTACATCAATAGTCATTTGAGGAGTAGCATTAAAACTTTCAACACTTAAATGTGTTCTAAGCAATTCAACTCCTTCAACTGACTTTATCAATTCACCATCTTTGTAAGTAAGCCTTTGAATTGCTTTTAATCCTAAATGTGGTCCTTTTTCCTGCTGGACATGAGATAATTGTGGCAATTCTGCTTGATCAGGAATAGTAAATTCCTCTACAGTTCTTAGCAATAACCCTCTACTTTTTGGAGTTTCTAATTTCTGAACATATAGAATTTCTTTATTATCAATACCATCCATAATCTTTTCTCCTGGATTTACTAGATTGCCTTCTTCTGTAAATCTATTTAAAACTTCTTCATCATCGCATTCATGAAAAGTCCCATTTCTTACTGTTATTTCTCGGAGAATATCATTTTTTTGAGTAACCGTTACAATTCCTGATGTTTGACTAAAAATATCTTTTACAACTTCTGTGCCCGCTTCAATCCACTTCATATCTTCAATCATTAAAAGAGATATATCCTTATTTATTTCATGAGTCTCTTGTGGAATCCAAAGCAATGTTCCACCTTGACTAACTTCAAATCCATTTTTAGATGATCTAGCTTTTTTGATACCTAATCCCGGGGCATATTTTACTAGTCCGCCAGTTTTTGTACGAAACCTTTCATCTGTTAAATCTGCTATAACTTGGCCATTACTGATTTTACTGCCAGGAGAAGTGTTTAAACGATAAGAACTTCCATCACTAGATTCCAAATGATAAATTTGTCCAGAGTGAGTAGA contains:
- the rsmG gene encoding 16S rRNA (guanine(527)-N(7))-methyltransferase RsmG; this encodes MKKQNIPEEIFSLITEEEINLFQELQIKIKELNNKTNLTRLTDGDDYWVSQVFDSIWPFKAFTNINFDNKKFLDIGSGCGFPGLAYAITHPNSEIYLIDSLKKKTDAIKILVDQINFKNNIHVINDRIENLAHQSSMRNNFNIATTRAVSNPSTVSEYILPMLKKEGFGVLYCGKWTNEESKNLDRTLDILEGEVKEKKEILLPRNKGTRNIILIQPKNFCPEIYPRKVGKPEKNPL
- a CDS encoding aldo/keto reductase; amino-acid sequence: MQYRRFGRTNLKIPVLSLGGMRFQKSWDQLDFSKVSYEEQNKVENILDLATQYGLSHVETAKYYGTSEVQLGMCFKNTKKIPNIIQTKIPPNNDPEIFKQDVLSSIEKLKVKKIDLLAIHGINTAEHLHQAIRDGGCIDILRNFQKENFIGSIGFSTHGKSSLIEKAISTNLFDYVNLHWYFINQENTKVINLANKHDLGVFIISPTDKGGHLHTPSRKMLEFCKPLHPIVFNDLFCLRNQNVHTLSVGIAKETDFALHLEAVSLLSESEKYVPKIINKLRQESINSLGLEWHQNWYRNLPSWEYTPGNINIPVLLWLSNLIDWLGMEGYARARYQLLGNGSHWFPGFNANLLDVDVSEGQLLKVLEGHINPKKVIRKLRNLKEKFGDNNAKRLSKK
- a CDS encoding ferredoxin, which produces MDFTDPFHNTEENIEITGCEPVLGGQLAEKAVWVDEAKCIGCQYCVHVASNTFTVDEFHGRSRAIRQDGDSSDVIQEAIDTCPVDCIHWVKFEELDDLENSLDRDMFQTFGKPPRMNKH
- a CDS encoding DUF1257 domain-containing protein; translated protein: MSHFSTIKTQLKEAEPLIKALKHFGYSINQEEKFVKGYKGQFTAVDISMHLPGDTQVGFKWDNNSNAYELVTDLDLWKFEIPVERFISKVTQMYAYQTIISKTQEDGYQIVEQKNKNDGSIELVLTKWEN
- a CDS encoding DUF2997 domain-containing protein, encoding MPQKTLRFKIHQDGRVEETVEGFTGNSCDEATKNLEDALGKVTVKNKTSDAFISNQSENLTQLNNESNVTF
- a CDS encoding HEAT repeat domain-containing protein is translated as MTKNKNSNKESLAEIAVDPEVLARELALEIEIDPLEQIDEDAFSKGLNITQECDQALKMLKGNREERIQGLRIFCEYRDERSYPLLLPLLDQPCPVERMSAVYALGRNPFPSAVQKLVNLLKTDDNAYVRRATAWSLANYDNQIVLEPLINALKNDVAAVRLWSSSSLAEIGNVSLENAQLAAEQLLISLKIDNESGVRSNCIWSLCRLFEKLNNTFQESFVDECTKIALFDKEPSVMEEAKTALDSMGMQGFYN
- the rlmN gene encoding 23S rRNA (adenine(2503)-C(2))-methyltransferase RlmN, whose translation is MKNLIGSSIKDLENIALNYGQAAFRGRQIYKWIYNYRNKKKNIDQIDVLPLDFRIKLKDDGFKVSELTLQEKKLAHDGTLKLLLSTGDSESIECVGIPTEKRLTACLSSQVGCPMDCKFCATGKEGLKRSLKTSEILDQILFIENEMNRKVTNIVFMGMGEPLLNIDDLLLSIRSINEDFNISQRKITVSTVAIPKMINKLAAKSFQNLGNCQFTLAISLHASNQKIREMIIPSAKNYHIKNIIEDCKQFVRDTGRRVSFEYLMISGVNDKLEHANELSNLLKGFQCHVNLIQYNQIEEVEFKRSSLKNLQLFKSRLSNNGITVSFRKSRGLDENAACGQLRQNSRNK
- a CDS encoding high light inducible protein, producing the protein MIKPEIVPKRKLPRYGFHFYNERLNGRIAMIGFIALILTEFFLKHGLLLW
- a CDS encoding DNA-directed RNA polymerase subunit beta' is translated as MTSSKPKKNSRVRKSSKNSKKNNPVIMPTLAKTPPSFKNKVVDKKALKNLVSWAYKTHGTAITAAMADNLKDLGFKYATQAAVSISVDDLKVPEAKQDLIGQAEEQISATEECYRLGEITEVERHTKVIDTWTETNERLVDAVKNNFNQNDPLNSVWMMANSGARGNMSQVRQLVGMRGLMANPQGEIIDLPIRTNFREGLTVTEYVISSYGARKGLVDTALRTADSGYLTRRLVDVAQDVIVREEDCGTERSIVVEAEDGRFGARLLGRLAAEDILDSEDNLIVPQNTAIDPAFSKKIETSSITKVKIRSPLTCEANRSVCRRCYGWALAHNHLVDLGEAVGIIAAQSIGEPGTQLTMRTFHTGGVSTAESGVVRSKISGKVEYSSKAKVRGYRTPHGVEAKQAEVDFILKIVPQSNNSNKAQKIEVSSGSLLFVDDGQEINSDITVAQITAGAVKKSVEKATKDVICDLAGQVKYDKVIQPREVTDRQGNITLKAQRLGRLWVLAGDVYNLPPNAIPVVSSGKSVSEGTVLAEASQSSEFGGQVRLRDSIGDSREVQIVTTSMSLSNFKLIEESTHSGQIYHLESSDGSSYRLNTSPGSKISNGQVIADLTDERFRTKTGGLVKYAPGLGIKKARSSKNGFEVSQGGTLLWIPQETHEINKDISLLMIEDMKWIEAGTEVVKDIFSQTSGIVTVTQKNDILREITVRNGTFHECDDEEVLNRFTEEGNLVNPGEKIMDGIDNKEILYVQKLETPKSRGLLLRTVEEFTIPDQAELPQLSHVQQEKGPHLGLKAIQRLTYKDGELIKSVEGVELLRTHLSVESFNATPQMTIDVESIEDENDSSVMRLNLVILESILVRRDTISDSSHGSTHTELQVKNDQLVKAGDVIATTQILCKEAGLVQLPNVIDDEPIRRLIVEREEDKIKINISNKAVVKVGDRVVDGDPISKSEKSTSCGEIEEISSSSVTLRLGRPYMVSPDSVLHVKDGDLVLRGDGLALLVFERQKTGDIVQGLPRIEELLEARRPRDSAILCKKSGIVQIKQGNDEESVSLSVIEKDDLVNEYQLLIGKNIMVSDGQQVSGGELLTDGPINPHELLDCYFSDLKDQKPLIDAARESISKLQRSMVNEVQNVYKSQGVAIDDKHIEVIVRQMTSKVRIEDAGDTTLLPGELIELRQVEDTNQAMAITGGAPAEFTPVLLGITKASLNTDSFISAASFQETTRVLTEAAIEGKSDWLRGLKENVIIGRLIPAGTGFSGFVEELASEAGPHPDILAEESGGYRRAQNLRPDYTVDMPQTPSVSSTAILDDPSDEDLETTRNRHGIDPSSSNFAAFARPSAENQFSEDQLPDPAALEGLQEEGLLSDE